One genomic window of Molothrus aeneus isolate 106 chromosome 22, BPBGC_Maene_1.0, whole genome shotgun sequence includes the following:
- the TTC12 gene encoding tetratricopeptide repeat protein 12 isoform X5: MLRDKDTEADFQRFLRRVDDVTNLLQDLKSPDSAVQEKAIAETEKRLREQGASREEEEEEEEECRTTVNRTLINTSGTPRVQAADADGFLAALEKDAKERAQRRRRNEQLANALKEQGNEAFRAGDFALAIQRYSEGLEKLRDKQELYTNRAQAYLKLHEYEKAISDCEWALKCNKNCLKAYFLMGKAHLALQHFSESRQCYEKMLQIDPQKENLFKECVAEARLEEQRLREEQRAQRELQAGSVAALPIQELLQRLRSPGHDLPYYTGAVVLLAGAVSSCTGQTLFRTNNGFSILSNEAVRGAFCAESKSPAEVELCVSLLLLWQAACAGNEENQRVLLAQAEVGAQLPELLSCGTAQMQREALALISLYSGHEGGRRLLGRQDLSRWLQILMAFVKCTDARADSAMNILSDLSGEERFQAQCRATLSTAVSPLFTQLLDGSPAASPGYQDCVFAVLGLMMNLLLESNGTIQDFAVPISGRCLALLSHQDGRIVTRATGVLSRVLPASPSAVQEVVGAGVVKKMLKFLKAGGQVTSSYAIKTLSICTKSSKRAQEELLKGDKRLRVLLALLRSGDELTVANAAFCLSQCLLLPGAASALLGSGVVQLLLRHAGGDAARTSVQQNSAIALGRLCVAEPRHIHQLRKLNGLAILNSSMKYVQSS, from the exons ATGCTGCGCGACAAGGACACCGAGGCGGATTTCCAGCGCTTCCTGCGCCGCGTGGACGATGTCA CCAATTTGCTGCAAGACCTGAAGTCCCCGGACTCAGCAGTGCAGGAAAAAGCCATTGCTGAGACAGAGAAAAGGCTCCGAGAGCAaggggccagcagggaggaggaagaggaggaggaggaggagtgcagGACCACGGTGAACAGAACACTCATCAACACTTCT GGCACGCCGAGGGTGCAGGCAGCAGATGCAG ATGGCTTCCTGGCGGCTTTGGAGAAGGATGCCAAGGAACGAgcgcagaggaggaggaggaatgagCAGCTGGCAAACG ccctgAAGGAGCAGGGCAACGAAGCCTTCAGGGCAGGAGACTTTGCTCTGGCCATCCAGAGGTACTCCGAGgggctggagaagctgagggacaAGCAGGAGCTCTACACAAACAGGGCCCAG gCCTACCTGAAGCTCCATGAGTATGAGAAAGCCATCAGTGACTGTGAGTGGGCATTAAAG TGCAATAAGAACTGCCTGAAAGCCTATTTCCTCATGGGGAAGGCtcacctggccctgcagcacttcTCTGAG TCCAGGCAGTGCTATGAGAAGATGCTGCAGATTGATCCCCAGAAGGAAAACCTCTTTAAAG AGTGCGTGGccgaggccaggctggaggagcagaggctgagggaggagcagagagcGCAGAGGGAGCTCCAGGCCGGGAGCGTGGCTGCTCTGCCCATCCAGGAACTGCTGCAGAGGCTCCGCAGCCCTGGCCACGACCTCCCCTACTACACAGGGGccgtggtgctgctggcaggagccgTGAGCTCTT GCACTGGGCAGACGCTCTTCAGGACAAACAATGGCTTCAGTATCCTGAGCAACGAGGCTGTCAGAGG GGCCTTCTGTGCAGAGAGCAAAAGCCCTGCTGAGGTGGAGCTCTGtgtttcccttctgctgctgtggcaagctgcctgtgctggcaaTG AGGAAAACCAGCGtgtgctgctggcccaggccGAGGTGGGTGCCCAGCTGCCGGAGCTGCTGTCCTGTGGCACAGCCCAGATGCAGagggaggccctggcactgaTCTCCCTCTACTCTGGGCACGAGGGGGGCCggaggctgctgggcaggcaggaccTGAGCcg ATGGCTGCAGATTTTGATGGCATTTGTCAAATGCACTGATGCAAGGGCTGATAGTGCCATGAACATCCTGTCTGACTTAAGTGGGGAGGAAag GTTCCAAGCCCAGTGTCGGGCCACGCTCTCCACGGCTGTTTCACCTTTATTCACCCAGCTGCTG gatgggagccccgctgccagccctgggtaCCAGGACTGTGTGTTTGCAGTCCTGGGGCTGATGATGAACCTGCTGCTTGAATCCAACGGCACCATCCAG GACTTTGCTGTGCCCATCAGTGGCaggtgcctggctctgctcagccacCAGGACGGAAGGATTGTCACA AGAGCCACTGGAGTGCTGAGCCGTGTCCTGCCTGCGTCCCCCTCAGCCGTGCAGGAGGTGGTGGGAGCAGGAGTGGTGAAGAAAATGCTCAAATTCTTGAAA GCTGGGGGACAGGTCACTTCCAGCTATGCCATAAAGACCCTTTCCATCTGCACCAAGAGCAGCAAGAGAGCTCAGGAAGAGCTGCTGAAGGGGGATAAAA ggctccgggtgctgctggcgctgctgcGCTCCGGGGATGAGCTGACCGTGGCCAATGCAGCTTTCTGCCTCagccagtgcctgctgctgcccggggctgcctcggccctgctgggctctggggtggtgcagctgctgctcaggcacGCTGGGGGTGATGCTGCCAGGACCTCAGTGCAGCAGAACTCGGCCATtgccctgggcaggctctgTGTGGCTGAGCCAAG GCACATCCATCAGCTGAGGAAGCTCAATGGCCTGGCCATCCTGAACTCCTCCATGAAATAcgtgcagagcagctga
- the TTC12 gene encoding tetratricopeptide repeat protein 12 isoform X7: protein MLRDKDTEADFQRFLRRVDDVTNLLQDLKSPDSAVQEKAIAETEKRLREQGASREEEEEEEEECRTTVNRTLINTSGTPRVQAADADGFLAALEKDAKERAQRRRRNEQLANALKEQGNEAFRAGDFALAIQRYSEGLEKLRDKQELYTNRAQAYLKLHEYEKAISDCEWALKCNKNCLKAYFLMGKAHLALQHFSESRQCYEKMLQIDPQKENLFKECVAEARLEEQRLREEQRAQRELQAGSVAALPIQELLQRLRSPGHDLPYYTGAVVLLAGAVSSCTGQTLFRTNNGFSILSNEAVRGFQAQCRATLSTAVSPLFTQLLVCARQACARQVPWAALARALAVLGRLCADVGLRAQLAQSRECWQACLELLLDGSPAASPGYQDCVFAVLGLMMNLLLESNGTIQDFAVPISGRCLALLSHQDGRIVTRATGVLSRVLPASPSAVQEVVGAGVVKKMLKFLKAGGQVTSSYAIKTLSICTKSSKRAQEELLKGDKRLRVLLALLRSGDELTVANAAFCLSQCLLLPGAASALLGSGVVQLLLRHAGGDAARTSVQQNSAIALGRLCVAEPRHIHQLRKLNGLAILNSSMKYVQSS, encoded by the exons ATGCTGCGCGACAAGGACACCGAGGCGGATTTCCAGCGCTTCCTGCGCCGCGTGGACGATGTCA CCAATTTGCTGCAAGACCTGAAGTCCCCGGACTCAGCAGTGCAGGAAAAAGCCATTGCTGAGACAGAGAAAAGGCTCCGAGAGCAaggggccagcagggaggaggaagaggaggaggaggaggagtgcagGACCACGGTGAACAGAACACTCATCAACACTTCT GGCACGCCGAGGGTGCAGGCAGCAGATGCAG ATGGCTTCCTGGCGGCTTTGGAGAAGGATGCCAAGGAACGAgcgcagaggaggaggaggaatgagCAGCTGGCAAACG ccctgAAGGAGCAGGGCAACGAAGCCTTCAGGGCAGGAGACTTTGCTCTGGCCATCCAGAGGTACTCCGAGgggctggagaagctgagggacaAGCAGGAGCTCTACACAAACAGGGCCCAG gCCTACCTGAAGCTCCATGAGTATGAGAAAGCCATCAGTGACTGTGAGTGGGCATTAAAG TGCAATAAGAACTGCCTGAAAGCCTATTTCCTCATGGGGAAGGCtcacctggccctgcagcacttcTCTGAG TCCAGGCAGTGCTATGAGAAGATGCTGCAGATTGATCCCCAGAAGGAAAACCTCTTTAAAG AGTGCGTGGccgaggccaggctggaggagcagaggctgagggaggagcagagagcGCAGAGGGAGCTCCAGGCCGGGAGCGTGGCTGCTCTGCCCATCCAGGAACTGCTGCAGAGGCTCCGCAGCCCTGGCCACGACCTCCCCTACTACACAGGGGccgtggtgctgctggcaggagccgTGAGCTCTT GCACTGGGCAGACGCTCTTCAGGACAAACAATGGCTTCAGTATCCTGAGCAACGAGGCTGTCAGAGG GTTCCAAGCCCAGTGTCGGGCCACGCTCTCCACGGCTGTTTCACCTTTATTCACCCAGCTGCTG GTGTGTGCCAGGCAGGCGTGTGCCAGGcaggtgccctgggcagccctggcccgTGCCCTGGCCGTgctgggcaggctctgtgcagaTGTTGGgctgagggcacagctggctcagagcagagagTGCTGGCAggcctgcctggagctgctgctg gatgggagccccgctgccagccctgggtaCCAGGACTGTGTGTTTGCAGTCCTGGGGCTGATGATGAACCTGCTGCTTGAATCCAACGGCACCATCCAG GACTTTGCTGTGCCCATCAGTGGCaggtgcctggctctgctcagccacCAGGACGGAAGGATTGTCACA AGAGCCACTGGAGTGCTGAGCCGTGTCCTGCCTGCGTCCCCCTCAGCCGTGCAGGAGGTGGTGGGAGCAGGAGTGGTGAAGAAAATGCTCAAATTCTTGAAA GCTGGGGGACAGGTCACTTCCAGCTATGCCATAAAGACCCTTTCCATCTGCACCAAGAGCAGCAAGAGAGCTCAGGAAGAGCTGCTGAAGGGGGATAAAA ggctccgggtgctgctggcgctgctgcGCTCCGGGGATGAGCTGACCGTGGCCAATGCAGCTTTCTGCCTCagccagtgcctgctgctgcccggggctgcctcggccctgctgggctctggggtggtgcagctgctgctcaggcacGCTGGGGGTGATGCTGCCAGGACCTCAGTGCAGCAGAACTCGGCCATtgccctgggcaggctctgTGTGGCTGAGCCAAG GCACATCCATCAGCTGAGGAAGCTCAATGGCCTGGCCATCCTGAACTCCTCCATGAAATAcgtgcagagcagctga
- the TTC12 gene encoding tetratricopeptide repeat protein 12 isoform X6: protein MLRDKDTEADFQRFLRRVDDVTNLLQDLKSPDSAVQEKAIAETEKRLREQGASREEEEEEEEECRTTVNRTLINTSGTPRVQAADADGFLAALEKDAKERAQRRRRNEQLANALKEQGNEAFRAGDFALAIQRYSEGLEKLRDKQELYTNRAQAYLKLHEYEKAISDCEWALKCNKNCLKAYFLMGKAHLALQHFSESRQCYEKMLQIDPQKENLFKGTGQTLFRTNNGFSILSNEAVRGAFCAESKSPAEVELCVSLLLLWQAACAGNEENQRVLLAQAEVGAQLPELLSCGTAQMQREALALISLYSGHEGGRRLLGRQDLSRWLQILMAFVKCTDARADSAMNILSDLSGEERFQAQCRATLSTAVSPLFTQLLVCARQACARQVPWAALARALAVLGRLCADVGLRAQLAQSRECWQACLELLLDGSPAASPGYQDCVFAVLGLMMNLLLESNGTIQDFAVPISGRCLALLSHQDGRIVTRATGVLSRVLPASPSAVQEVVGAGVVKKMLKFLKAGGQVTSSYAIKTLSICTKSSKRAQEELLKGDKRLRVLLALLRSGDELTVANAAFCLSQCLLLPGAASALLGSGVVQLLLRHAGGDAARTSVQQNSAIALGRLCVAEPRHIHQLRKLNGLAILNSSMKYVQSS from the exons ATGCTGCGCGACAAGGACACCGAGGCGGATTTCCAGCGCTTCCTGCGCCGCGTGGACGATGTCA CCAATTTGCTGCAAGACCTGAAGTCCCCGGACTCAGCAGTGCAGGAAAAAGCCATTGCTGAGACAGAGAAAAGGCTCCGAGAGCAaggggccagcagggaggaggaagaggaggaggaggaggagtgcagGACCACGGTGAACAGAACACTCATCAACACTTCT GGCACGCCGAGGGTGCAGGCAGCAGATGCAG ATGGCTTCCTGGCGGCTTTGGAGAAGGATGCCAAGGAACGAgcgcagaggaggaggaggaatgagCAGCTGGCAAACG ccctgAAGGAGCAGGGCAACGAAGCCTTCAGGGCAGGAGACTTTGCTCTGGCCATCCAGAGGTACTCCGAGgggctggagaagctgagggacaAGCAGGAGCTCTACACAAACAGGGCCCAG gCCTACCTGAAGCTCCATGAGTATGAGAAAGCCATCAGTGACTGTGAGTGGGCATTAAAG TGCAATAAGAACTGCCTGAAAGCCTATTTCCTCATGGGGAAGGCtcacctggccctgcagcacttcTCTGAG TCCAGGCAGTGCTATGAGAAGATGCTGCAGATTGATCCCCAGAAGGAAAACCTCTTTAAAG GCACTGGGCAGACGCTCTTCAGGACAAACAATGGCTTCAGTATCCTGAGCAACGAGGCTGTCAGAGG GGCCTTCTGTGCAGAGAGCAAAAGCCCTGCTGAGGTGGAGCTCTGtgtttcccttctgctgctgtggcaagctgcctgtgctggcaaTG AGGAAAACCAGCGtgtgctgctggcccaggccGAGGTGGGTGCCCAGCTGCCGGAGCTGCTGTCCTGTGGCACAGCCCAGATGCAGagggaggccctggcactgaTCTCCCTCTACTCTGGGCACGAGGGGGGCCggaggctgctgggcaggcaggaccTGAGCcg ATGGCTGCAGATTTTGATGGCATTTGTCAAATGCACTGATGCAAGGGCTGATAGTGCCATGAACATCCTGTCTGACTTAAGTGGGGAGGAAag GTTCCAAGCCCAGTGTCGGGCCACGCTCTCCACGGCTGTTTCACCTTTATTCACCCAGCTGCTG GTGTGTGCCAGGCAGGCGTGTGCCAGGcaggtgccctgggcagccctggcccgTGCCCTGGCCGTgctgggcaggctctgtgcagaTGTTGGgctgagggcacagctggctcagagcagagagTGCTGGCAggcctgcctggagctgctgctg gatgggagccccgctgccagccctgggtaCCAGGACTGTGTGTTTGCAGTCCTGGGGCTGATGATGAACCTGCTGCTTGAATCCAACGGCACCATCCAG GACTTTGCTGTGCCCATCAGTGGCaggtgcctggctctgctcagccacCAGGACGGAAGGATTGTCACA AGAGCCACTGGAGTGCTGAGCCGTGTCCTGCCTGCGTCCCCCTCAGCCGTGCAGGAGGTGGTGGGAGCAGGAGTGGTGAAGAAAATGCTCAAATTCTTGAAA GCTGGGGGACAGGTCACTTCCAGCTATGCCATAAAGACCCTTTCCATCTGCACCAAGAGCAGCAAGAGAGCTCAGGAAGAGCTGCTGAAGGGGGATAAAA ggctccgggtgctgctggcgctgctgcGCTCCGGGGATGAGCTGACCGTGGCCAATGCAGCTTTCTGCCTCagccagtgcctgctgctgcccggggctgcctcggccctgctgggctctggggtggtgcagctgctgctcaggcacGCTGGGGGTGATGCTGCCAGGACCTCAGTGCAGCAGAACTCGGCCATtgccctgggcaggctctgTGTGGCTGAGCCAAG GCACATCCATCAGCTGAGGAAGCTCAATGGCCTGGCCATCCTGAACTCCTCCATGAAATAcgtgcagagcagctga
- the TTC12 gene encoding tetratricopeptide repeat protein 12 isoform X1, whose product MLRDKDTEADFQRFLRRVDDVTNLLQDLKSPDSAVQEKAIAETEKRLREQGASREEEEEEEEECRTTVNRTLINTSGTPRVQAADADGFLAALEKDAKERAQRRRRNEQLANALKEQGNEAFRAGDFALAIQRYSEGLEKLRDKQELYTNRAQAYLKLHEYEKAISDCEWALKCNKNCLKAYFLMGKAHLALQHFSESRQCYEKMLQIDPQKENLFKECVAEARLEEQRLREEQRAQRELQAGSVAALPIQELLQRLRSPGHDLPYYTGAVVLLAGAVSSCTGQTLFRTNNGFSILSNEAVRGAFCAESKSPAEVELCVSLLLLWQAACAGNEENQRVLLAQAEVGAQLPELLSCGTAQMQREALALISLYSGHEGGRRLLGRQDLSRWLQILMAFVKCTDARADSAMNILSDLSGEERFQAQCRATLSTAVSPLFTQLLVCARQACARQVPWAALARALAVLGRLCADVGLRAQLAQSRECWQACLELLLDGSPAASPGYQDCVFAVLGLMMNLLLESNGTIQDFAVPISGRCLALLSHQDGRIVTRATGVLSRVLPASPSAVQEVVGAGVVKKMLKFLKAGGQVTSSYAIKTLSICTKSSKRAQEELLKGDKRLRVLLALLRSGDELTVANAAFCLSQCLLLPGAASALLGSGVVQLLLRHAGGDAARTSVQQNSAIALGRLCVAEPRHIHQLRKLNGLAILNSSMKYVQSS is encoded by the exons ATGCTGCGCGACAAGGACACCGAGGCGGATTTCCAGCGCTTCCTGCGCCGCGTGGACGATGTCA CCAATTTGCTGCAAGACCTGAAGTCCCCGGACTCAGCAGTGCAGGAAAAAGCCATTGCTGAGACAGAGAAAAGGCTCCGAGAGCAaggggccagcagggaggaggaagaggaggaggaggaggagtgcagGACCACGGTGAACAGAACACTCATCAACACTTCT GGCACGCCGAGGGTGCAGGCAGCAGATGCAG ATGGCTTCCTGGCGGCTTTGGAGAAGGATGCCAAGGAACGAgcgcagaggaggaggaggaatgagCAGCTGGCAAACG ccctgAAGGAGCAGGGCAACGAAGCCTTCAGGGCAGGAGACTTTGCTCTGGCCATCCAGAGGTACTCCGAGgggctggagaagctgagggacaAGCAGGAGCTCTACACAAACAGGGCCCAG gCCTACCTGAAGCTCCATGAGTATGAGAAAGCCATCAGTGACTGTGAGTGGGCATTAAAG TGCAATAAGAACTGCCTGAAAGCCTATTTCCTCATGGGGAAGGCtcacctggccctgcagcacttcTCTGAG TCCAGGCAGTGCTATGAGAAGATGCTGCAGATTGATCCCCAGAAGGAAAACCTCTTTAAAG AGTGCGTGGccgaggccaggctggaggagcagaggctgagggaggagcagagagcGCAGAGGGAGCTCCAGGCCGGGAGCGTGGCTGCTCTGCCCATCCAGGAACTGCTGCAGAGGCTCCGCAGCCCTGGCCACGACCTCCCCTACTACACAGGGGccgtggtgctgctggcaggagccgTGAGCTCTT GCACTGGGCAGACGCTCTTCAGGACAAACAATGGCTTCAGTATCCTGAGCAACGAGGCTGTCAGAGG GGCCTTCTGTGCAGAGAGCAAAAGCCCTGCTGAGGTGGAGCTCTGtgtttcccttctgctgctgtggcaagctgcctgtgctggcaaTG AGGAAAACCAGCGtgtgctgctggcccaggccGAGGTGGGTGCCCAGCTGCCGGAGCTGCTGTCCTGTGGCACAGCCCAGATGCAGagggaggccctggcactgaTCTCCCTCTACTCTGGGCACGAGGGGGGCCggaggctgctgggcaggcaggaccTGAGCcg ATGGCTGCAGATTTTGATGGCATTTGTCAAATGCACTGATGCAAGGGCTGATAGTGCCATGAACATCCTGTCTGACTTAAGTGGGGAGGAAag GTTCCAAGCCCAGTGTCGGGCCACGCTCTCCACGGCTGTTTCACCTTTATTCACCCAGCTGCTG GTGTGTGCCAGGCAGGCGTGTGCCAGGcaggtgccctgggcagccctggcccgTGCCCTGGCCGTgctgggcaggctctgtgcagaTGTTGGgctgagggcacagctggctcagagcagagagTGCTGGCAggcctgcctggagctgctgctg gatgggagccccgctgccagccctgggtaCCAGGACTGTGTGTTTGCAGTCCTGGGGCTGATGATGAACCTGCTGCTTGAATCCAACGGCACCATCCAG GACTTTGCTGTGCCCATCAGTGGCaggtgcctggctctgctcagccacCAGGACGGAAGGATTGTCACA AGAGCCACTGGAGTGCTGAGCCGTGTCCTGCCTGCGTCCCCCTCAGCCGTGCAGGAGGTGGTGGGAGCAGGAGTGGTGAAGAAAATGCTCAAATTCTTGAAA GCTGGGGGACAGGTCACTTCCAGCTATGCCATAAAGACCCTTTCCATCTGCACCAAGAGCAGCAAGAGAGCTCAGGAAGAGCTGCTGAAGGGGGATAAAA ggctccgggtgctgctggcgctgctgcGCTCCGGGGATGAGCTGACCGTGGCCAATGCAGCTTTCTGCCTCagccagtgcctgctgctgcccggggctgcctcggccctgctgggctctggggtggtgcagctgctgctcaggcacGCTGGGGGTGATGCTGCCAGGACCTCAGTGCAGCAGAACTCGGCCATtgccctgggcaggctctgTGTGGCTGAGCCAAG GCACATCCATCAGCTGAGGAAGCTCAATGGCCTGGCCATCCTGAACTCCTCCATGAAATAcgtgcagagcagctga
- the TTC12 gene encoding tetratricopeptide repeat protein 12 isoform X4, with translation MLRDKDTEADFQRFLRRVDDVTNLLQDLKSPDSAVQEKAIAETEKRLREQGASREEEEEEEEECRTTVNRTLINTSGTPRVQAADADGFLAALEKDAKERAQRRRRNEQLANALKEQGNEAFRAGDFALAIQRYSEGLEKLRDKQELYTNRAQAYLKLHEYEKAISDCEWALKCNKNCLKAYFLMGKAHLALQHFSESRQCYEKMLQIDPQKENLFKECVAEARLEEQRLREEQRAQRELQAGSVAALPIQELLQRLRSPGHDLPYYTGAVVLLAGAVSSCTGQTLFRTNNGFSILSNEAVRGAFCAESKSPAEVELCVSLLLLWQAACAGNEENQRVLLAQAEVGAQLPELLSCGTAQMQREALALISLYSGHEGGRRLLGRQDLSRWLQILMAFVKCTDARADSAMNILSDLSGEERFQAQCRATLSTAVSPLFTQLLVCARQACARQVPWAALARALAVLGRLCADVGLRAQLAQSRECWQACLELLLDFAVPISGRCLALLSHQDGRIVTRATGVLSRVLPASPSAVQEVVGAGVVKKMLKFLKAGGQVTSSYAIKTLSICTKSSKRAQEELLKGDKRLRVLLALLRSGDELTVANAAFCLSQCLLLPGAASALLGSGVVQLLLRHAGGDAARTSVQQNSAIALGRLCVAEPRHIHQLRKLNGLAILNSSMKYVQSS, from the exons ATGCTGCGCGACAAGGACACCGAGGCGGATTTCCAGCGCTTCCTGCGCCGCGTGGACGATGTCA CCAATTTGCTGCAAGACCTGAAGTCCCCGGACTCAGCAGTGCAGGAAAAAGCCATTGCTGAGACAGAGAAAAGGCTCCGAGAGCAaggggccagcagggaggaggaagaggaggaggaggaggagtgcagGACCACGGTGAACAGAACACTCATCAACACTTCT GGCACGCCGAGGGTGCAGGCAGCAGATGCAG ATGGCTTCCTGGCGGCTTTGGAGAAGGATGCCAAGGAACGAgcgcagaggaggaggaggaatgagCAGCTGGCAAACG ccctgAAGGAGCAGGGCAACGAAGCCTTCAGGGCAGGAGACTTTGCTCTGGCCATCCAGAGGTACTCCGAGgggctggagaagctgagggacaAGCAGGAGCTCTACACAAACAGGGCCCAG gCCTACCTGAAGCTCCATGAGTATGAGAAAGCCATCAGTGACTGTGAGTGGGCATTAAAG TGCAATAAGAACTGCCTGAAAGCCTATTTCCTCATGGGGAAGGCtcacctggccctgcagcacttcTCTGAG TCCAGGCAGTGCTATGAGAAGATGCTGCAGATTGATCCCCAGAAGGAAAACCTCTTTAAAG AGTGCGTGGccgaggccaggctggaggagcagaggctgagggaggagcagagagcGCAGAGGGAGCTCCAGGCCGGGAGCGTGGCTGCTCTGCCCATCCAGGAACTGCTGCAGAGGCTCCGCAGCCCTGGCCACGACCTCCCCTACTACACAGGGGccgtggtgctgctggcaggagccgTGAGCTCTT GCACTGGGCAGACGCTCTTCAGGACAAACAATGGCTTCAGTATCCTGAGCAACGAGGCTGTCAGAGG GGCCTTCTGTGCAGAGAGCAAAAGCCCTGCTGAGGTGGAGCTCTGtgtttcccttctgctgctgtggcaagctgcctgtgctggcaaTG AGGAAAACCAGCGtgtgctgctggcccaggccGAGGTGGGTGCCCAGCTGCCGGAGCTGCTGTCCTGTGGCACAGCCCAGATGCAGagggaggccctggcactgaTCTCCCTCTACTCTGGGCACGAGGGGGGCCggaggctgctgggcaggcaggaccTGAGCcg ATGGCTGCAGATTTTGATGGCATTTGTCAAATGCACTGATGCAAGGGCTGATAGTGCCATGAACATCCTGTCTGACTTAAGTGGGGAGGAAag GTTCCAAGCCCAGTGTCGGGCCACGCTCTCCACGGCTGTTTCACCTTTATTCACCCAGCTGCTG GTGTGTGCCAGGCAGGCGTGTGCCAGGcaggtgccctgggcagccctggcccgTGCCCTGGCCGTgctgggcaggctctgtgcagaTGTTGGgctgagggcacagctggctcagagcagagagTGCTGGCAggcctgcctggagctgctgctg GACTTTGCTGTGCCCATCAGTGGCaggtgcctggctctgctcagccacCAGGACGGAAGGATTGTCACA AGAGCCACTGGAGTGCTGAGCCGTGTCCTGCCTGCGTCCCCCTCAGCCGTGCAGGAGGTGGTGGGAGCAGGAGTGGTGAAGAAAATGCTCAAATTCTTGAAA GCTGGGGGACAGGTCACTTCCAGCTATGCCATAAAGACCCTTTCCATCTGCACCAAGAGCAGCAAGAGAGCTCAGGAAGAGCTGCTGAAGGGGGATAAAA ggctccgggtgctgctggcgctgctgcGCTCCGGGGATGAGCTGACCGTGGCCAATGCAGCTTTCTGCCTCagccagtgcctgctgctgcccggggctgcctcggccctgctgggctctggggtggtgcagctgctgctcaggcacGCTGGGGGTGATGCTGCCAGGACCTCAGTGCAGCAGAACTCGGCCATtgccctgggcaggctctgTGTGGCTGAGCCAAG GCACATCCATCAGCTGAGGAAGCTCAATGGCCTGGCCATCCTGAACTCCTCCATGAAATAcgtgcagagcagctga